In a genomic window of Myotis daubentonii chromosome 18, mMyoDau2.1, whole genome shotgun sequence:
- the HIPK1 gene encoding homeodomain-interacting protein kinase 1 isoform X2, with protein sequence MASQLQFSPPSVSSSAFCSAKKLKIEPSGWDVSGQSNNDKYYPHSKTLPAAQGQASSSHQVANFNIPAYDQGLLLPAPAVEHIVVTAADSSASAATSTFQSSQTLTHRSNVSLLEPYQKCGLKRKSEEVDSNGSVQIIEEHPPLMLQNRTVVGAAATTTTVTTKSSSSSGEGDYQLVQHEILCSMTNSYEVLEFLGRGTFGQVAKCWKRSTKEIVAIKILKNHPSYARQGQIEVSILSRLSSENADEYNFVRSYECFQHKNHTCLVFEMLEQNLYDFLKQNKFSPLPLKYIRPILQQVATALMKLKSLGLIHADLKPENIMLVDPVRQPYRVKVIDFGSASHVSKAVCSTYLQSRYYRAPEIILGLPFCEAIDMWSLGCVIAELFLGWPLYPGASEYDQIRYISQTQGLPAEYLLSAGTKTTRFFNRDPNLGYPLWRLKTPEEHELETGIKSKEARKYIFNCLDDMAQVNMSTDLEGTDMLAEKADRREYIDLLKKMLTIDADKRITPLKTLNHQFVTMTHLLDFPHSNHVKSCFQNMEICKRRVHMYDTVSQIKSPFTTHVAPNTSTNLTMSFSNQLNTVHNQASVLASSSTAAAATLSLANSDVSLLNYQSALYPSSAAPVPGVAQQGVSLQPGTTQICTQTDPFQQTFIVCPPAFQTGLQATTKHSGFPVRMDNAVPIVPQAPAAQPLQIPSGVLTQGSCTPLMVATLHPQVATITPQYAVPFTLSCAAGRPALVEQTAAVLAWPGGTQQILLPSTWQQLPGVALHNSVQPTAVIPEAMGGGQQLADWRSAHSHGSQYSTVMQPPSLLTSHVTLATAQPLNVGVAHVVRQQQSSSLPSKKNKQSAPGSSKSSLDVLPSQVYSLVGSSPLRTTSSYNSLVPVQDQHQPIIIPDTPSPPVSVITIRSDTDEEEDNKYKPNSSGLKARSNVISYVTVNDSPDSDSSLSSPYSTENLSALRGNSGPLVEGPGRGVGDGAGTRTIIVPPLKTQLGDCTVATQASGLLSTKTKPVASVSGQSSGCCITPTGYRAQRGGTSAAQPLNLSQNQQSSSAPTSQERSSNPAPRRQQAFVAPLSQAPYAFQHGSPIHSTGHPHLAPAPAHLPSQPHLYTYAAPTSAAALGSTSSIAHLFSPQGSSRHAAAYTTHPSTLVHQVPVSVGPSLLTSASVAPAQYQHQFATQSYIGSSRGSTIYTGYPLSPTKISQYSYL encoded by the exons ATGGCATCACAGCTGCAGTTTTCCCCCCCATCAGTGTCGTCGAGTGCCTTCTGCAGTGCGAAGAAACTGAAAATAGAGCCCTCCGGCTGGGATGTTTCTGGACAGAGCAACAACGACAAATACTATCCCCACAGCAAAACCCTCCCCGCCGCACAAGGGCAAGCCAGCTCCTCTCACCAGGTAGCAAACTTCAACATCCCTGCCTATGACCAGGgccttctcctcccagcccctgccgtGGAGCACATTGTTGTAACAGCGGCTGACAGCTCGGCCAGCGCTGCGACATCCACCTTCCAAAGCAGCCAGACCCTGACGCACAGGAGCAACGTTTCTTTGCTTGAGCCATATCAAAAATGTGGactgaaaagaaaaagtgagGAGGTCGACAGCAACGGTAGCGTGCAGATCATAGAAGAACATCCCCCTCTCATGCTGCAAAACAGGACTGTGGTGGGTGCTGCTGCCACGACCACCACTGTGACCACAAAGAGTAGCAGTTCCAGCGGAGAAGGGGATTACCAGCTGGTCCAGCATGAGATCCTTTGCTCGATGACCAACAGCTACGAAGTCCTGGAGTTCCTCGGCCGGGGAACGTTCGGACAGGTGGCGAAGTGCTGGAAGCGGAGCACCAAGGAAATTGTGGCTATTAAGATCTTGAAGAACCACCCCTCCTATGCCAGACAAGGACAGATCGAAGTGAGCATCCTTTCCCGCCTCAGCAGTGAAAATGCTGATGAGTATAATTTTGTCCGTTCTTATGAGTGCTTTCAGCATAAGAATCACACCTGCCTTGTGTTTGAGATGCTGGAGCAGAACTTGTATGATTTCCTAAAGCAGAACAAGTTCAGTCCACTGCCACTCAAGTACATCAGGCCCATCCTGCAGCAGGTGGCCACCGCCCTGATGAAGCTCAAGAGCCTGGGTCTCATTCACGCCGACCTGAAGCCAGAAAACATAATGCTGGTCGATCCAGTGCGCCAGCCCTACCGAGTGAAGGTCATTGACTTTGGTTCTGCTAGTCACGTGTCCAAGGCCGTGTGCTCAACCTACTTACAGTCACGCTACTACAG aGCCCCTGAAATTATTCTTGGATTGCCATTTTGTGAAGCTATTGATATGTGGTCCTTGGGCTGCGTAATAGCTGAGCTGTTCCTGGGATGGCCTCTTTATCCTGGTGCTTCGGAATATGATCAG ATTCGTTACATTTCACAAACACAAGGTCTGCCAGCTGAATATCTTCTCAGTGCCGGGACCAAAACGACCAGGTTTTTCAACAGAGATCCTAATTTGGGGTACCCACTGTGGAGGCTTAAG ACACCTGAAGAACATGAACTGGAAACTGGAATCAAATCAAAAGAAGCTCGaaagtacatttttaattgtttggatGACATGGCTCAG GTGAACATGTCCACAGACTTAGAAGGAACAGACATGTTGGCAGAGAAGGCGGATCGCAGAGAATACATTgatctgttaaaaaaaatgctaacaattGATGCAGATAAGAGAATTACTCCTCTGAAAACCCTTAACcatcaatttgtaacaatgactcATCTTCTGGATTTTCCACATAGCAATCA tGTTAAGTCTTGTTTTCAGAACATGGAGATCTGCAAGCGGAGGGTTCACATGTATGATACAGTGAGTCAGATCAAGAGTCCCTTCACGACGCACGTTGCCCCAAATACAAGCACAAACCTAACCATGAGCTTCAGCAACCAGCTTAATACAGTGCACAATCAG GCCAGTGTTTTAGCTTCCAGCTCGACCGCAGCAGCTGCTACTCTGTCTCTGGCTAACTCGGATGTCTCACTGCTGAACTACCAGTCAGCTCTGTACCCCTCGTCTGCAGCACCAGTGCCTGGAGTGGCCCAGCAGGGCGTTTCCTTGCAGCCTGGAACCACCCAGATTTGCACGCAGACAGATCCATTCCAACAAACCTTTATAGTATGTCCACCTGCTTTTCAAA CTGGACTACAGGCCACGACAAAGCATTCTGGGTTCCCTGTGAGGATGGATAACGCTGTGCCGATTGTCCCCCAGGCGCCAGCAGCTCAGCCACTGCAGATTCCGTCGGGAGTGCTCACGCAG GGAAGCTGTACACCACTAATGGTAGCAACTCTCCACCCTCAAGTAGCCACCATCACACCGCAGTATGCGGTGCCCTTTACTCTGAGCTGCGCAGCCGGCCGGCCGGCGCTGGTTGAACAGACCGCTGCTGTACTG GCTTGGCCCGGAGGAACCCAACAGATCCTCCTGCCTTCAACTTGGCAACAGTTGCCTGGAGTAGCTCTGCACAACTCCGTCCAGCCCACGGCAGTGATCCCAGAGGCCATGGGTGGAGGCCAGCAGCTCGCAGACTGGAG GAGTGCCCACTCGCATGGCAGCCAGTACAGCACCGTCATGCAGCCGCCGTCCTTGCTCACCAGCCACGTGACACTGGCCACTGCGCAGCCCCTGAATGTTGGCGTTGCCCACGTCGTCAGACAACAACAATCCAGTTCCCTGCCTTCAAAGAAGAACAAGCAGTCGGCTCCGGGCTCCTCTAA GTCTTCTCTGGATGTTCTGCCTTCTCAAGTCTATTCCCTGGTTGGGAGCAGTCCCCTCCGTACCACATCTTCCTATAATTCCCTAGTCCCTGTCCAAGATCAGCATCAGCCAATCATCATTCCAGATACTCCCAGCCCTCCTGTGAGTGTCATCACTATCCGCAGTGACACCGACGAGGAGGAGGACAACAAATACAAGCCCAATAG CTCTGGCCTGAAGGCAAGGTCCAATGTCATCAGCTACGTCACTGTCAATGACTCTCCCGACTCGGACTCTTCCCTGAGCAGCCCGTACTCCACCGAGAACTTGAGCGCTCTCCGGGGCAATAGCGGGCCCCTTGTGGAGGGGCCGGGCAGAGGCGTGGGCGACGGCGCTGGCACCCGCACCATCATTGTGCCTCCGCTGAAGACGCAGCTTGGTGACTGCACTGTAGCAACCCAGGCCTCGG GTCTCCTGAGCACTAAGACCAAGCCCGTGGCCTCGGTGAGTGGGCAGTCCTCTGGATGCTGTATCACCCCCACCGGGTACCGAGCGCAGCGCGGGGGGACCAGCGCAGCACAGCCACTCAACCTCAGCCAG aACCAGCAGTCATCGTCAGCTCCAACCTCGCAGGAGAGAAGCAGCAACCCTGCCCCCCGCAGACAGCAGGCGTTCGTGGCCCCGCTCTCCCAAGCCCCCTACGCCTTCCAGCATGGCAGCCCGATACACTCGACGG
- the HIPK1 gene encoding homeodomain-interacting protein kinase 1 isoform X1 — translation MASQLQFSPPSVSSSAFCSAKKLKIEPSGWDVSGQSNNDKYYPHSKTLPAAQGQASSSHQVANFNIPAYDQGLLLPAPAVEHIVVTAADSSASAATSTFQSSQTLTHRSNVSLLEPYQKCGLKRKSEEVDSNGSVQIIEEHPPLMLQNRTVVGAAATTTTVTTKSSSSSGEGDYQLVQHEILCSMTNSYEVLEFLGRGTFGQVAKCWKRSTKEIVAIKILKNHPSYARQGQIEVSILSRLSSENADEYNFVRSYECFQHKNHTCLVFEMLEQNLYDFLKQNKFSPLPLKYIRPILQQVATALMKLKSLGLIHADLKPENIMLVDPVRQPYRVKVIDFGSASHVSKAVCSTYLQSRYYRAPEIILGLPFCEAIDMWSLGCVIAELFLGWPLYPGASEYDQIRYISQTQGLPAEYLLSAGTKTTRFFNRDPNLGYPLWRLKTPEEHELETGIKSKEARKYIFNCLDDMAQVNMSTDLEGTDMLAEKADRREYIDLLKKMLTIDADKRITPLKTLNHQFVTMTHLLDFPHSNHVKSCFQNMEICKRRVHMYDTVSQIKSPFTTHVAPNTSTNLTMSFSNQLNTVHNQASVLASSSTAAAATLSLANSDVSLLNYQSALYPSSAAPVPGVAQQGVSLQPGTTQICTQTDPFQQTFIVCPPAFQTGLQATTKHSGFPVRMDNAVPIVPQAPAAQPLQIPSGVLTQGSCTPLMVATLHPQVATITPQYAVPFTLSCAAGRPALVEQTAAVLQAWPGGTQQILLPSTWQQLPGVALHNSVQPTAVIPEAMGGGQQLADWRSAHSHGSQYSTVMQPPSLLTSHVTLATAQPLNVGVAHVVRQQQSSSLPSKKNKQSAPGSSKSSLDVLPSQVYSLVGSSPLRTTSSYNSLVPVQDQHQPIIIPDTPSPPVSVITIRSDTDEEEDNKYKPNSSGLKARSNVISYVTVNDSPDSDSSLSSPYSTENLSALRGNSGPLVEGPGRGVGDGAGTRTIIVPPLKTQLGDCTVATQASGLLSTKTKPVASVSGQSSGCCITPTGYRAQRGGTSAAQPLNLSQNQQSSSAPTSQERSSNPAPRRQQAFVAPLSQAPYAFQHGSPIHSTGHPHLAPAPAHLPSQPHLYTYAAPTSAAALGSTSSIAHLFSPQGSSRHAAAYTTHPSTLVHQVPVSVGPSLLTSASVAPAQYQHQFATQSYIGSSRGSTIYTGYPLSPTKISQYSYL, via the exons ATGGCATCACAGCTGCAGTTTTCCCCCCCATCAGTGTCGTCGAGTGCCTTCTGCAGTGCGAAGAAACTGAAAATAGAGCCCTCCGGCTGGGATGTTTCTGGACAGAGCAACAACGACAAATACTATCCCCACAGCAAAACCCTCCCCGCCGCACAAGGGCAAGCCAGCTCCTCTCACCAGGTAGCAAACTTCAACATCCCTGCCTATGACCAGGgccttctcctcccagcccctgccgtGGAGCACATTGTTGTAACAGCGGCTGACAGCTCGGCCAGCGCTGCGACATCCACCTTCCAAAGCAGCCAGACCCTGACGCACAGGAGCAACGTTTCTTTGCTTGAGCCATATCAAAAATGTGGactgaaaagaaaaagtgagGAGGTCGACAGCAACGGTAGCGTGCAGATCATAGAAGAACATCCCCCTCTCATGCTGCAAAACAGGACTGTGGTGGGTGCTGCTGCCACGACCACCACTGTGACCACAAAGAGTAGCAGTTCCAGCGGAGAAGGGGATTACCAGCTGGTCCAGCATGAGATCCTTTGCTCGATGACCAACAGCTACGAAGTCCTGGAGTTCCTCGGCCGGGGAACGTTCGGACAGGTGGCGAAGTGCTGGAAGCGGAGCACCAAGGAAATTGTGGCTATTAAGATCTTGAAGAACCACCCCTCCTATGCCAGACAAGGACAGATCGAAGTGAGCATCCTTTCCCGCCTCAGCAGTGAAAATGCTGATGAGTATAATTTTGTCCGTTCTTATGAGTGCTTTCAGCATAAGAATCACACCTGCCTTGTGTTTGAGATGCTGGAGCAGAACTTGTATGATTTCCTAAAGCAGAACAAGTTCAGTCCACTGCCACTCAAGTACATCAGGCCCATCCTGCAGCAGGTGGCCACCGCCCTGATGAAGCTCAAGAGCCTGGGTCTCATTCACGCCGACCTGAAGCCAGAAAACATAATGCTGGTCGATCCAGTGCGCCAGCCCTACCGAGTGAAGGTCATTGACTTTGGTTCTGCTAGTCACGTGTCCAAGGCCGTGTGCTCAACCTACTTACAGTCACGCTACTACAG aGCCCCTGAAATTATTCTTGGATTGCCATTTTGTGAAGCTATTGATATGTGGTCCTTGGGCTGCGTAATAGCTGAGCTGTTCCTGGGATGGCCTCTTTATCCTGGTGCTTCGGAATATGATCAG ATTCGTTACATTTCACAAACACAAGGTCTGCCAGCTGAATATCTTCTCAGTGCCGGGACCAAAACGACCAGGTTTTTCAACAGAGATCCTAATTTGGGGTACCCACTGTGGAGGCTTAAG ACACCTGAAGAACATGAACTGGAAACTGGAATCAAATCAAAAGAAGCTCGaaagtacatttttaattgtttggatGACATGGCTCAG GTGAACATGTCCACAGACTTAGAAGGAACAGACATGTTGGCAGAGAAGGCGGATCGCAGAGAATACATTgatctgttaaaaaaaatgctaacaattGATGCAGATAAGAGAATTACTCCTCTGAAAACCCTTAACcatcaatttgtaacaatgactcATCTTCTGGATTTTCCACATAGCAATCA tGTTAAGTCTTGTTTTCAGAACATGGAGATCTGCAAGCGGAGGGTTCACATGTATGATACAGTGAGTCAGATCAAGAGTCCCTTCACGACGCACGTTGCCCCAAATACAAGCACAAACCTAACCATGAGCTTCAGCAACCAGCTTAATACAGTGCACAATCAG GCCAGTGTTTTAGCTTCCAGCTCGACCGCAGCAGCTGCTACTCTGTCTCTGGCTAACTCGGATGTCTCACTGCTGAACTACCAGTCAGCTCTGTACCCCTCGTCTGCAGCACCAGTGCCTGGAGTGGCCCAGCAGGGCGTTTCCTTGCAGCCTGGAACCACCCAGATTTGCACGCAGACAGATCCATTCCAACAAACCTTTATAGTATGTCCACCTGCTTTTCAAA CTGGACTACAGGCCACGACAAAGCATTCTGGGTTCCCTGTGAGGATGGATAACGCTGTGCCGATTGTCCCCCAGGCGCCAGCAGCTCAGCCACTGCAGATTCCGTCGGGAGTGCTCACGCAG GGAAGCTGTACACCACTAATGGTAGCAACTCTCCACCCTCAAGTAGCCACCATCACACCGCAGTATGCGGTGCCCTTTACTCTGAGCTGCGCAGCCGGCCGGCCGGCGCTGGTTGAACAGACCGCTGCTGTACTG CAGGCTTGGCCCGGAGGAACCCAACAGATCCTCCTGCCTTCAACTTGGCAACAGTTGCCTGGAGTAGCTCTGCACAACTCCGTCCAGCCCACGGCAGTGATCCCAGAGGCCATGGGTGGAGGCCAGCAGCTCGCAGACTGGAG GAGTGCCCACTCGCATGGCAGCCAGTACAGCACCGTCATGCAGCCGCCGTCCTTGCTCACCAGCCACGTGACACTGGCCACTGCGCAGCCCCTGAATGTTGGCGTTGCCCACGTCGTCAGACAACAACAATCCAGTTCCCTGCCTTCAAAGAAGAACAAGCAGTCGGCTCCGGGCTCCTCTAA GTCTTCTCTGGATGTTCTGCCTTCTCAAGTCTATTCCCTGGTTGGGAGCAGTCCCCTCCGTACCACATCTTCCTATAATTCCCTAGTCCCTGTCCAAGATCAGCATCAGCCAATCATCATTCCAGATACTCCCAGCCCTCCTGTGAGTGTCATCACTATCCGCAGTGACACCGACGAGGAGGAGGACAACAAATACAAGCCCAATAG CTCTGGCCTGAAGGCAAGGTCCAATGTCATCAGCTACGTCACTGTCAATGACTCTCCCGACTCGGACTCTTCCCTGAGCAGCCCGTACTCCACCGAGAACTTGAGCGCTCTCCGGGGCAATAGCGGGCCCCTTGTGGAGGGGCCGGGCAGAGGCGTGGGCGACGGCGCTGGCACCCGCACCATCATTGTGCCTCCGCTGAAGACGCAGCTTGGTGACTGCACTGTAGCAACCCAGGCCTCGG GTCTCCTGAGCACTAAGACCAAGCCCGTGGCCTCGGTGAGTGGGCAGTCCTCTGGATGCTGTATCACCCCCACCGGGTACCGAGCGCAGCGCGGGGGGACCAGCGCAGCACAGCCACTCAACCTCAGCCAG aACCAGCAGTCATCGTCAGCTCCAACCTCGCAGGAGAGAAGCAGCAACCCTGCCCCCCGCAGACAGCAGGCGTTCGTGGCCCCGCTCTCCCAAGCCCCCTACGCCTTCCAGCATGGCAGCCCGATACACTCGACGG